The following proteins are co-located in the Nocardia bhagyanarayanae genome:
- a CDS encoding organic hydroperoxide resistance protein produces MNTLYTAQATATGAGRGGQVRSSDQALDLELSVPKELGGAGGAGTNPEQLFAAGYAACFHSALQLVARREKVKIADSSVTGAVGIGPNGDGFGLAVTLTVDLPGLDSGVARSLVDAAHQVCPYSNATRGNIDVDLVIA; encoded by the coding sequence ATGAACACCCTCTACACCGCACAGGCCACCGCGACCGGCGCCGGACGCGGCGGACAGGTCCGCTCTTCCGACCAGGCGCTCGACCTCGAACTGAGCGTGCCGAAGGAGCTCGGCGGCGCGGGTGGCGCGGGCACCAACCCGGAGCAGCTGTTCGCCGCGGGATACGCCGCGTGCTTCCACAGCGCGCTGCAGTTGGTCGCCCGCCGCGAGAAGGTGAAGATCGCGGACTCCTCGGTGACCGGCGCGGTGGGCATCGGCCCGAACGGAGACGGTTTCGGCCTGGCCGTCACCCTCACCGTCGACCTGCCCGGCCTCGACTCCGGCGTGGCGCGCTCGCTGGTCGACGCGGCGCACCAGGTCTGCCCGTACTCCAACGCCACCCGAGGCAACATCGACGTCGACCTGGTGATCGCCTGA
- a CDS encoding VOC family protein: protein MTSDSTVAAEGETATDSAVGRLRSVVLDCPEPRELAKFYAALLGGVIIDEDDEDETWVVVVDPDGRRLAFQTAPRYKPPRFPDPEASQQFHLDILVDDIDVAEPKAVALGARPLQANDGDRFRVYADPVGHTFCLVWLDGR, encoded by the coding sequence ATGACATCGGACAGCACGGTGGCGGCCGAGGGCGAGACGGCGACGGACAGCGCGGTCGGACGGCTGCGCAGCGTGGTGCTGGACTGCCCGGAGCCACGCGAGCTCGCGAAGTTCTACGCCGCGCTGCTCGGCGGGGTGATCATCGACGAGGACGACGAGGACGAGACCTGGGTGGTCGTCGTCGACCCCGACGGCAGGCGCCTGGCGTTCCAGACCGCACCGCGCTACAAGCCGCCGCGCTTCCCGGATCCCGAAGCCTCCCAGCAGTTCCACCTCGACATCCTGGTCGACGACATCGACGTCGCCGAGCCCAAGGCGGTGGCGCTCGGCGCGCGCCCGTTGCAGGCCAACGACGGCGACCGGTTCCGCGTCTACGCCGATCCGGTCGGGCACACCTTCTGTCTGGTCTGGCTCGACGGACGATAG
- a CDS encoding antibiotic biosynthesis monooxygenase — protein sequence MNATAVTVFHRPPDIAAFAAWLDRMSEIASRAEGFVESCRAVHDEPALEPGFSTTFRSEALVNEFLDSAARMELLAEGEASGFHRKSSDLIIVEGELPPPGIAVFNHSVANGKVAEFVAAEANLVALSATFPGFEGVALFCRGDTGRWFSVLRFRTAHHLADWMRSEQRAAALPALRAGLTEDFSAVAHTTPFGSTLRTVDGRTRVTPTWKIAMLVLLVLYPTVMTLSRFLGPVLDENGAPPWLAMWLSQIVSVALMSWILSPAVAACFRRWLDPVDGAGWRVSALGAAIVVVLYALTLLLFATVKWLHYWDYNR from the coding sequence ATGAACGCCACCGCCGTCACCGTCTTCCACCGCCCGCCCGATATCGCGGCTTTCGCGGCCTGGCTGGATCGGATGTCCGAAATAGCCTCTCGGGCGGAAGGATTCGTGGAGAGCTGCCGCGCGGTGCACGACGAGCCCGCGCTGGAACCAGGATTCAGCACGACTTTCCGTTCCGAGGCGCTGGTGAACGAATTCCTCGACTCGGCGGCGAGAATGGAGTTGCTCGCCGAAGGGGAGGCGTCCGGATTTCATCGCAAGAGCTCGGACCTGATCATCGTCGAGGGGGAGCTGCCGCCGCCGGGCATCGCGGTGTTCAACCACAGTGTGGCGAATGGCAAGGTCGCCGAATTTGTAGCGGCGGAAGCCAATTTGGTGGCTTTGAGCGCCACCTTTCCCGGATTCGAGGGTGTCGCGCTGTTCTGCCGGGGCGACACCGGCCGGTGGTTCTCGGTGCTTCGATTCCGCACCGCGCACCATTTGGCGGACTGGATGCGCTCGGAGCAACGAGCCGCGGCCCTGCCGGCCTTGCGCGCCGGACTGACCGAGGATTTCTCGGCCGTCGCGCACACCACGCCGTTCGGCTCCACGCTGCGCACCGTCGACGGCCGGACCCGGGTGACGCCCACCTGGAAGATCGCGATGCTGGTGCTGCTCGTGCTGTATCCGACGGTGATGACGCTGTCCCGGTTCCTCGGGCCGGTGCTCGACGAGAACGGGGCGCCGCCCTGGCTGGCGATGTGGTTGAGCCAGATCGTGAGCGTCGCGCTGATGAGCTGGATCCTGTCACCCGCGGTCGCGGCGTGTTTCCGGCGCTGGCTCGACCCGGTCGACGGTGCGGGGTGGCGGGTCAGCGCGCTCGGCGCCGCCATAGTCGTCGTCCTCTACGCGCTGACGTTGCTGCTGTTCGCCACGGTGAAATGGCTGCACTACTGGGACTACAACCGTTGA
- a CDS encoding SDR family NAD(P)-dependent oxidoreductase yields the protein MNQTRPLALVTGASSGIGLELAKQFVEHDYDVVVAAEDKAIETAADQVRRPGVEVRAVQVDLRTPEGVERLYSAATMDERPLDAVAFNAGVGRGGDFVATDLDDELDIIALNVRSTVHLAKLVLGDMVRRDTGKLLFTSSIAATMPGAKQAVYNASKSFVQSFAEALREETRGTGVTVTALMPGPTDTDFFRRAKMLETVVGKGPKDDPADVARQGVEALLRGDQKVAAASLGTKVLTTINHVLPDSVKAAANRVASAAPLPHRH from the coding sequence ATGAACCAGACACGCCCACTCGCCCTTGTCACCGGAGCTTCCAGCGGAATCGGGCTGGAACTAGCGAAGCAGTTCGTGGAACACGATTACGACGTGGTGGTGGCCGCGGAGGACAAGGCCATCGAGACCGCCGCCGACCAGGTGCGCCGTCCCGGTGTGGAGGTCCGCGCGGTTCAGGTGGATCTGCGGACGCCCGAAGGCGTGGAGCGGCTCTACTCGGCGGCGACCATGGACGAGCGGCCGCTCGACGCCGTCGCGTTCAACGCGGGCGTCGGCCGCGGCGGCGACTTCGTGGCGACCGACCTCGACGACGAACTCGACATCATCGCCCTCAACGTGCGCTCGACGGTGCACCTCGCCAAGCTCGTGCTCGGCGACATGGTGCGGCGCGACACCGGCAAACTGTTGTTCACGTCGTCGATCGCGGCGACCATGCCGGGCGCGAAGCAGGCGGTGTACAACGCGTCGAAGTCGTTCGTGCAGTCCTTCGCCGAGGCGCTGCGCGAAGAGACGCGCGGCACCGGTGTCACGGTCACCGCGCTGATGCCGGGTCCGACCGACACCGACTTCTTCCGCAGGGCCAAGATGCTGGAGACGGTGGTCGGCAAGGGCCCGAAGGACGATCCCGCCGACGTGGCGCGCCAGGGCGTCGAGGCGCTGTTGCGCGGCGACCAGAAGGTTGCGGCCGCCTCGCTGGGCACCAAGGTGCTGACGACGATCAATCACGTGCTCCCCGATTCGGTGAAGGCCGCGGCCAACCGCGTCGCCTCGGCCGCTCCGCTGCCGCACCGGCACTGA
- a CDS encoding APC family permease, which yields MAVELNRVVRTPLLYFFILGDVLGAGVYVLVGEIAGASGGALWLPLLTALVLACLTAGSYAELATKYPRAGGSAHYVTRALGPAAGTFVGFCMLAAGVVSVGALARGFASDYLAALVTLPTVAVVVVFLSTLAALNLRGIKESLGANVVATAIELGGLLLVIGLGLWVLLRGDGDPSRLTQVGTAERGAVGAVLAGAVLAYYSFVGFETSVNLAEEVRDPRRAYPRALFGALLTAGAVYVLLGAVAAAVVPTEVLAESSGPLLEVVRVAGGVPERLFAVIALVAVANGALLTGIMASRLAYGMGRDALLPAALARVLPGRRTPWVAILATTAVSLALALTGEVGSLAETLVLLLLVVFTAVNAAVLILRREPVETEHFQVPLVLPWLGLASCLFLFTRIGAEVWLRGGILLGLGLLLGAVNAVRSRSSSDHPVAWHAGWPRGSKEPTRPPRNQFSHTPPDLTNEES from the coding sequence ATGGCCGTCGAGCTGAACCGGGTCGTTCGCACGCCTCTGCTGTACTTCTTCATCCTGGGCGACGTGCTCGGCGCGGGGGTGTACGTGTTGGTCGGCGAGATCGCCGGGGCGTCGGGCGGCGCGCTCTGGCTGCCGCTGCTCACCGCCCTGGTGCTGGCCTGCCTCACCGCGGGCTCCTACGCCGAGCTCGCCACGAAGTATCCGAGGGCGGGCGGCTCGGCGCACTACGTGACTCGTGCGCTCGGTCCGGCGGCGGGCACCTTCGTCGGATTCTGCATGCTGGCCGCGGGCGTCGTTTCCGTCGGCGCGTTGGCCAGGGGGTTCGCCTCGGACTACCTCGCCGCGCTGGTGACGCTGCCGACCGTCGCCGTGGTGGTGGTCTTCCTGTCCACCCTCGCCGCGCTGAATCTGCGCGGTATCAAGGAGTCGCTCGGCGCGAACGTGGTCGCCACCGCGATCGAACTCGGCGGCCTGCTGCTCGTCATCGGTCTCGGCCTGTGGGTGTTGCTGCGGGGCGACGGCGACCCGAGCAGGCTCACCCAGGTGGGGACGGCCGAGCGCGGGGCGGTCGGTGCGGTGCTGGCGGGCGCGGTTCTCGCGTACTACTCGTTCGTCGGCTTCGAGACCTCGGTGAATCTGGCCGAGGAGGTGCGCGATCCGCGCCGCGCCTATCCCCGGGCGCTGTTCGGCGCGCTGCTCACCGCGGGCGCGGTATACGTGCTGCTCGGTGCGGTCGCGGCGGCCGTCGTGCCCACCGAGGTACTCGCCGAATCCAGCGGACCGCTGCTGGAGGTGGTCCGGGTGGCGGGCGGCGTGCCGGAGCGCCTTTTCGCGGTGATCGCGCTCGTCGCGGTGGCCAATGGCGCCCTCCTTACCGGCATCATGGCCTCGCGACTGGCTTACGGCATGGGACGCGACGCTCTGCTGCCCGCCGCGCTGGCCAGAGTGCTGCCCGGCCGCCGCACGCCGTGGGTCGCCATTCTCGCCACCACCGCCGTGTCGCTGGCTCTCGCACTGACCGGTGAGGTCGGCTCGTTGGCCGAGACGCTGGTGCTGTTGCTGCTCGTCGTCTTCACCGCGGTCAATGCCGCCGTGCTGATCCTGCGCCGCGAGCCGGTGGAAACCGAGCACTTCCAGGTGCCGTTGGTGCTGCCCTGGCTCGGCCTCGCGTCGTGTCTGTTCCTGTTCACCCGCATCGGCGCGGAGGTGTGGTTGCGCGGCGGAATTCTGCTCGGGCTCGGTCTGCTGCTCGGTGCGGTCAACGCCGTCCGGTCGCGTTCGTCGAGCGACCATCCAGTAGCTTGGCACGCAGGGTGGCCCCGTGGTTCGAAGGAGCCGACGAGGCCGCCGCGGAACCAGTTTTCGCACACCCCACCGGACCTGACGAACGAAGAGAGCTGA